GACGCAAAAGGCGTGGTAGATGCACTATTAAAACATATTAATGGGTTGGGGCAGTAATGCAGGTTTTGAAGACAAAACATTTAGGTTTTTGTTTCGGTGTAAGAAGGGCAATAAACATAGTCGTACGGGAAGCGGAACAAAATAAAGGGAAAATCTATACGATAGGTCCCATCATACACAATCCTCAGATGGTGGACAATCTCAAAGAAAAGGGGATAATACCCGTTGATGATGTTCATCAGATTGATAGTGGCGTTGTTGTGTTCAGAACTCACGGGATAAAAAAAGAGGAGGAGGCGTACATAAAAGGCAAGGGCCTGCCCATCATTGACACCACGTGCCCCTTTGTGAAAAGGGTGAGAAAAGGAGCAATTTTCCTGAAAAAAAATGGATATAAAGTGGTTATTGTGGGGGACAAA
This is a stretch of genomic DNA from Pseudomonadota bacterium. It encodes these proteins:
- the ispH gene encoding 4-hydroxy-3-methylbut-2-enyl diphosphate reductase, translating into MQVLKTKHLGFCFGVRRAINIVVREAEQNKGKIYTIGPIIHNPQMVDNLKEKGIIPVDDVHQIDSGVVVFRTHGIKKEEEAYIKGKGLPIIDTTCPFVKRVRKGAIFLKKNGYKVVIVGDKNHPEVKSVLSYLDNDGIVLQIPTSIKEKKIGVVSQTTQDKETFFNVVRGLIEGVEELRVYNTICQSTEVRQDEAAMLASKVDIMLIVGGKNSSNTTKLYNVVKKVQPITYHIETEKDIMPE